The bacterium genomic interval GCACCGGAGGATCTTGGCTTTGTGTTTCGGCCAGTCCCCATAGCATCGTGACCACGCCGCCAGAATGTCGTCATCGTCGGGGAGGCCACAATCGTCTTCATTCCAGGCGCGGCACAGCAACAGCCAATAGGCCCCGAACTCGGCATTCGACATCGAGGCAACCCGGCCGCTCCCGAGCAGGTTGTTTACATAGCAGGGGAATGAAGGCGATTTCATCCTGTTGCCTC includes:
- a CDS encoding DUF1376 domain-containing protein, whose product is GNRMKSPSFPCYVNNLLGSGRVASMSNAEFGAYWLLLCRAWNEDDCGLPDDDDILAAWSRCYGDWPKHKAKILRCFRAENGRLYNDKLLSCRADQKSYREMCSQAGKIGNARRWGGNRPPIAPRSRPDHNPIGVTSL